In Euphorbia lathyris chromosome 10, ddEupLath1.1, whole genome shotgun sequence, a single genomic region encodes these proteins:
- the LOC136208169 gene encoding iridoid oxidase-like: protein MDYEVGGLIFAILLSIWLLLIRRDTRIPREDQPGLPPGPKWWQVIRTMWQLGFSPHESFAALRRTHGPIMTLWLGTMCTVVISSEQTAREMFKNHDAVLAGRKIYESMKGDYGNEGSIITAQYGPHWRMMRRLCSQEFFVTRRLDATRDVRSRCVENMVKFIKEESGDGCSIDVGRFIFLMNFNLIGNLLFSKDLLDPKSERGAEFFFHAGKVMEIAGRPNIADYFPVFRRIDPQGIRRCTQFHVERAFEIAGEFIKERMEMLESSSEEKRKDFLDVLLEFRGDGVEEPSTFSSRTVNVIVFEMFTAGTDTTTSTLEWAMAELLHNPTLLTKAQSEIRTKIGPKKTLQEHHIEHLPYLKAVIKETLRLHPPLPFLVPHMAINPCKMLGYSIPKDTQILVNVWAIGRDSQNWENPLVFRPERFLDLNVDFKGKDFEFIPFGSGRRICPALPLASRLLPLALGSLLYYFDWGLGDGVRAEDMDMGERMGITLRKCVPLKAIPVAYMFDEEN, encoded by the exons ATGGATTACGAAGTTGGGGGATTAATATTTGCTATACTTTTATCCATATGGCTTCTGCTGATTCGTCGCGATACCCGCATCCCAAGGGAAGACCAACCCGGGCTACCGCCCGGGCCGAAATGGTGGCAAGTCATACGAACCATGTGGCAACTCGGGTTTTCCCCGCACGAATCATTCGCCGCACTTCGTCGAACCCACGGTCCGATCATGACACTTTGGCTCGGAACCATGTGCACCGTAGTCATCTCATCGGAACAAACGGCTCGTGAAATGTTCAAGAACCACGACGCCGTTTTAGCCGGAAGAAAAATCTACGAGTCAATGAAAGGAGATTACGGGAACGAAGGGTCGATCATCACGGCCCAATACGGGCCGCATTGGCGAATGATGAGACGATTATGTAGCCAGGAATTCTTCGTCACACGTAGGCTGGATGCTACGCGTGACGTTCGGAGTAGATGTGTTGAGAATATGGTGAAGTTTattaaagaagaaagtggtGACGGATGTTCCATAGATGTGGGAAGATTTATTTTCTTGATGAATTTTAATCTTATAGGGAATTTGTTGTTTTCTAAAGATTTACTTGACCCGAAATCGGAAAGGGGTGCGGAGTTTTTTTTTCATGCGGGAAAAGTGATGGAGATAGCGGGGAGGCCGAATATTGCGGATTATTTTCCGGTTTTTCGACGGATTGACCCGCAAGGAATTCGACGGTGTACTCAATTTCATGTCGAGAGAGCGTTTGAGATTGCCGGAGAGTTTATTAAAGAGAGAATGGAGATGTTGGAAAGTAGTAGTGAAGAGAAAAGGAAGGATTTTTTGGATGTTCTTTTGGAGTTTCGTGGGGATGGTGTGGAAGAGCCATCTACGTTTTCTTCAAGGACTGTTAACGTAATTGTCTTT GAAATGTTCACAGCAGGAACAGACACAACAACAAGCACACTAGAATGGGCAATGGCTGAACTTCTCCACAACCCAACTCTCCTAACCAAAGCAcaatcagaaatcagaaccaAAATAGGCCCCAAAAAAACCCTCCAAGAGCATCACATTGAACATCTCCCATACTTAAAAGCAGTCATAAAAGAAACACTCAGACTCCATCCACCACTCCCATTTCTAGTCCCACACATGGCCATAAACCCTTGCAAAATGCTTGGCTATTCCATCCCCAAAGACACACAAATTCTAGTCAATGTTTGGGCCATTGGGAGAGACTCTCAAAATTGGGAAAACCCTTTGGTTTTCAGGCCAGAAAGATTTTTAGACCTAAATGTGGATTTTAAGGGGAAGGATTTTGAGTTTATACCATTTGGTTCTGGGAGGAGGATTTGCCCGGCTTTGCCTCTTGCTTCTCGTTTGCTTCCGTTGGCTTTAGGTTCGCTTTTGTATTACTTTGATTGGGGGTTGGGAGATGGGGTTAGGGCTGAAGATATGGACATGGGTGAAAGAATGGGGATTACACTTAGGAAATGTGTTCCTTTGAAAGCTATTCCTGTGGCTTACATGTTTGATGAGGAAAACTAG